The segment tacaatttttttaatgggttgaAGTAATgaaatcttagaaaaaaatcagTGCATAAGAATTTGCAAGTTTATTGTTCGATTGTGTATTTTTGATTATTAGCCTGCTCTGCAAGTTAGAAACTCTTTGTGCTCGTATGGTTTGGTATTTATTTGATAGTCCTATGATGAGAAAGATAAAATCAGTTGATATGCAGGTTTCATCTTTACTCTGTCTTGTGGGGACAACAGTTCACAAGGTTAAGGTTTTTGGCTTTGTTTAACAATGGGGGATGCAGAAAATGCCCTTCCTTCTTCTAAGAAGAGGGCTGCTAGCAGTGAGATCTCCAGAGACAACCCTGGTCTTGATGATGATGGCTCTGTCGAGCAAGAAGCTGGAACTTTCAAGAAAGCCAGTGATGAGGTACTGGCAAGAAGAAAAATTGTGAAAGTTCGTCGCAGTCAAACCACTTCAACTCCGTCATCCAATCCATTTGCTGGCATTCGCCTGGTTCCTCCGACTGAGCCAATTGCAGCCCCTGCTGTAGCCACGATTGAAGTAGTTAGTGCTAAGGAGCCAATTGCAGCCCCTGCTGTAGCCACGATTGAAGTAGTTAGTGCTAAGCAGCAAGTGTCAGAAGCAGGCCAAAGTGATACTTGTGAGGAGGTTGAAAAGGGTAAAGGCGAGAAGAGTGAGCTGTCAGAGAGTGAGATTGATAAGCCAGTGGCTGAAGTTGCCACATGTAAGACTGATGAGCCAGTGGCTGAGACTGCTGTGGACAAGGTGAGCGTGGAAGATAAGGGAAAAGCCTTAGATAAGCCAGTGACTGAAATTTCTGAAGATGAGGAGAAGAGTAAGGAGGCAGAGGGCAAGACTGATGAGCCAGTGGCTGAGACTGCTGTGGACAAGGTGAGCGTGGAAGATAAGGGAAAAGCCGTAGACAAGCCAGTGACTGAAATTTCTGAAGATGAGGAGAAGAGTAAGGAGTCAGAGGGCAAGACTTATGAGCCAGTGGCTGAGAATGCTATTGAAAAGGAGAGTTCAGAAGACAAGGGAATTAATAGTGCAGTCAATGAGGCAACTGAATTGAAGGTAGATAATGAGAAACCAGCTGAAGACGAGACTGAGAAAGAAAATGCAGGAGGTGATGACACAGAAAATCAAGATAAGAAGGATAATGGTAATGAAATTGTTTATTCTAGCGCCGAAGGTGCCCCTTTGAACTCATTCCAACAGCTTTCAAGTAGCCAAAATGCTTTCACAGGGCTTGCTGGAACTGGGTTTTCCACCAGTACATTCACCTTTGGTTCAGTTCCTAAGGATGGTTCTGTACTGGGTAGTGGTTCTGGTTCTCTGTTTGGGCAGAAAAATGAACAACCTTCATTTGGATTTGGTCTCTCTAACAATGGAAGTTCTTCACTGTCTTCTGTTGTCTCAAAGACCGAGGGGAGTGGTTTTCCATCTATGCAGGAGGTTCCAGTTGAGACAGGGGAAGAGAATGAAAGAGTGGTTTTCTCTGCTGATTCAGTGTTGTTTGAATTTCTCGATGGTGGCTGGAAGGAGCGTGGGAAGGGAGAACTCAAGGTCAATGTATCGGCTGCTGGGGCTGAAAGAGCCAGACTTCTAATGAGAGCTAGGGGTCATTTTAGGTTGATATTGAATGCAAGTCTTTATCCTGACATGAAGCTTGCAAATATGGACAAGCGAGGTATCACTTTTGCATGCATGAATAGTATCGGTGAAGGTAAGGACAGCCTTTCCACTTTCGCACTGAAGTTCAAAGATGGTTCCATCGTGGAAGAGTTTTGTGCAGCTGTCACTGCACATAAAGATAAAGCACCTGCAGCTATGAAGACTCCAGAGAATTCACCAAAGGCTTCTTCTGACGAGTGAAAGGCGCCTCACATTACATAGAAACGTTGTACTGGGAAGCCATCAACTGCTCTTCATGGAAGAAAAGTATTTCTTTCGGGTTATCCTGAAACCTTTTGTAGTAGTTTGAAAAGGCGCATTCCCGTTTTTGTTGTATAACTTCGGTCTAGTCTTCAGGAGAATgttctttgttttcagttattACCAGCGTCAACTGCATAAATTTACAGCAGAAAAGACATTGAATGTTCGACAATTTTACAGCCTCTCCCTTCTATCAGGGATACACATATCGTATTGCTCGGGTGCATGTTAAATATTTACTGGAAATCCGGCATGCATTTACCCTCTAGATGATCTCAAAAGGCCATGTTGATTGTATCTTCATCTTAGCTCGCCTTGATGTTGTTTCTGGTACTTGTGGAGTGGACGTTGGCACTTCACACGGCACAGTTCTTCAGTTAAGTCTAAAGCGCTTGCTTTGCATTGATTGGTTTTTGGCAGGGCTATATTCTGCGGCCATTAGTACAAGCCTGTATCAACAATTCAAAGTAGAATGCCAAGTAACATgttggtttatttttaaaagacatGGTTGGTGGGCTGACAATGTCAGAACACTGTTGATTTAAAAGATTCGACCTTGTGTTTTCTAGCGGCTTTGCGCTCAAATGATTGGAAGATATGTGACCAAAGGAATCTTCGGTCCACTCCTTTGCaatgaaaaaactaagaaaCTAGAGGCATAGAACAATCACATTAACTACCACTCTAAAACCCTAGGGTTATTTACTATAGTTTAATTCACTGAAATATTTCTTGggttataataaaataaccatTTTGCCTCTTCTCTGTTGATTTCTTAGGCTTAGTTTAAGagtaagataatatttttacatgtgtaaaaatacttttttatcataaaatcaataaaatttagaatagtTGATGAAggggtttcttgattttttgttaaGAAGTTTCTTAACAGTGAAAATAATTCTGTCTCTCAAATCAAAAAATCTGTGGGCTACCGGATaagggtttttttggttttttgatcgTTAATGTAgtataaatatgaaattaacCTTGGATTAGATAAAAAAGAAGCTTTGTATGTTGGAGTATTTTTGAACTTTCAcacgtattttttttaattgcccAAGTCATTGGAAgacattttagtattttcacagtgtttattaatttttaaatgagaaaagTTATTGGCACATGTATTGTATGCGTCAGCGTGTACGTGGCATCTAACACCCCTCGATAGTCAAATCTGGTCTTCCGTCATCTTCTTGGATGCTCCACTGCATGCTCTTCCATTTAAAGGTGGTTGTATTGTTGccaacaatcatttttttttcctcttcttttctttctccttgcAGCTAAAGAACattattatcctttttatttgtttttgtgtcaatttcagtcctcattctttaaatttcttattgCGTTATGATTCCTTTTATAGaagtttgtttattttacaATTGAGTCCTTCAATTACACTTTCTCagatgtttgatttttaatttcaatccttattcttttaatttcagattTCATTCTGATGCTTTTTATAGTTTCAgttctcattttttaaatttcttatttcattcttattcttttgaaagaAGTTTGTAGTTTTTcgatttagtccttcaattacaattcattatttgttgtgtttttaatttcaattctcattcttttaatttttaattttcgtCTCATTCCtttgatataatgttttttcattgcagtccttcaattacaattttttaaatgttttgctttttattttgattcttattttttaaaatttttatttttttcttgattcttttattgaagtttcttttgctttcaatttcatcttttaatcaatttttttttattttttccactttaaccctcatttttttatttgatttttcttttgttaaagttattttccaattgaatttaactttttaattgaaaatttttatttgccttcttattaatttttttttcacccttaagttttttttatatcattttatgtaattaattttttttcaggttttattttttaatatttaatttgttggagATTCTAATCCATATAATCTTATCATTCTACATTGATTTTCTATGGgcttatataaaaaacatattagagaAGTATGAATACCTAGTGTTTTTTTGGTAAACAAATTACAACCTGAACCTGCAGCGAAGCATAAATTCATTGGCTACTAAAAACTATTCTAGGTGCCTAGGGCTCCACTGCGGGCTATATTACAAgacaattttatataaaaaaaacttaaaatcttattagaacagtaaaattattattttgctcctgtaaaataaaaaaaattcttctgaCTTGGTTATGAGGAAtagaaaaatctttttataagatttatttgttattattatatttattaaaatcttattaaaacagtaaaattattattttgctcttgtaaaataaaaaaaattcttctcaCTTGGTTCTTAGGAATAGAAAAATCTTTTTCAtaagatttatttgttattattatatttattaaaatcttattaaaacagtaaaatgtaaaataaaaaaaattcttctcaCTTGGTTCTTAGGAATAGAAAAATCTTTTTCAtaagatttatttgttattattatatttattaaaatcttattaaaacagtaaaattattattttgctcttgtaaaataaaaaaaattcttctcaCTTGGTTCTTAGGAATAGAAAAATCTTTTTCATAagaattatttgttattattatatttattcaaggcaaatcaatctttttatattatgaatgaATAATGTAATGACCTATATACTTTTAgaagtaaaaattattaaaacaggGCTGGAAGGCTTTTTAggctttttacattttaaactaATAGTGTAATGACTTATGtacaattaaaagtaaaaataattaaaactagtTTGAGGggttttttggtctttttcaCTTTGaatgcacaataaaataatcacattgctcttaattacaaaaaaaaacaaaataaaactcatgGTTAGGGTCACTtaggtattttttatatgttttttttaattatctatttAAATCTTATGGTTAGGGTCAATTAAGTCTTTGAAcggatctaaaaataattaaaaaaagtggtAGGTGTGTGCATAGCATATGCCATCAAGTGGGAGGCGCTTATGTTTTTTGAGCAGCATATGTGACGTCTTCTAGTAGTCAAACACTGCCATATGTGACAGTGTAGGAAGTGGCGCATTGCCCTCTTCATTGTGGTGGGGCACGTGCTCATGGTGGATGTGCAGTTGGGCTCCAGtgaatttcttattcttttttttttttttcctctcttgtgAACTAGAAATTCATGCCAACCATTCTAAAAATAGATTATGTCCTccaatttgtatttctttt is part of the Populus nigra chromosome 8, ddPopNigr1.1, whole genome shotgun sequence genome and harbors:
- the LOC133701813 gene encoding nuclear pore complex protein NUP50B-like isoform X1, with amino-acid sequence MGDAENALPSSKKRAASSEISRDNPGLDDDGSVEQEAGTFKKASDEVLARRKIVKVRRSQTTSTPSSNPFAGIRLVPPTEPIAAPAVATIEVVSAKEPIAAPAVATIEVVSAKQQVSEAGQSDTCEEVEKGKGEKSELSESEIDKPVAEVATCKTDEPVAETAVDKVSVEDKGKALDKPVTEISEDEEKSKEAEGKTDEPVAETAVDKVSVEDKGKAVDKPVTEISEDEEKSKESEGKTYEPVAENAIEKESSEDKGINSAVNEATELKVDNEKPAEDETEKENAGGDDTENQDKKDNGNEIVYSSAEGAPLNSFQQLSSSQNAFTGLAGTGFSTSTFTFGSVPKDGSVLGSGSGSLFGQKNEQPSFGFGLSNNGSSSLSSVVSKTEGSGFPSMQEVPVETGEENERVVFSADSVLFEFLDGGWKERGKGELKVNVSAAGAERARLLMRARGHFRLILNASLYPDMKLANMDKRGITFACMNSIGEGKDSLSTFALKFKDGSIVEEFCAAVTAHKDKAPAAMKTPENSPKASSDE
- the LOC133701813 gene encoding nuclear pore complex protein NUP50A-like isoform X2 yields the protein MGDAENALPSSKKRAASSEISRDNPGLDDDGSVEQEAGTFKKASDEVLARRKIVKVRRSQTTSTPSSNPFAGIRLVPPTEPIAAPAVATIEVVSAKQQVSEAGQSDTCEEVEKGKGEKSELSESEIDKPVAEVATCKTDEPVAETAVDKVSVEDKGKALDKPVTEISEDEEKSKEAEGKTDEPVAETAVDKVSVEDKGKAVDKPVTEISEDEEKSKESEGKTYEPVAENAIEKESSEDKGINSAVNEATELKVDNEKPAEDETEKENAGGDDTENQDKKDNGNEIVYSSAEGAPLNSFQQLSSSQNAFTGLAGTGFSTSTFTFGSVPKDGSVLGSGSGSLFGQKNEQPSFGFGLSNNGSSSLSSVVSKTEGSGFPSMQEVPVETGEENERVVFSADSVLFEFLDGGWKERGKGELKVNVSAAGAERARLLMRARGHFRLILNASLYPDMKLANMDKRGITFACMNSIGEGKDSLSTFALKFKDGSIVEEFCAAVTAHKDKAPAAMKTPENSPKASSDE